From Domibacillus sp. DTU_2020_1001157_1_SI_ALB_TIR_016, a single genomic window includes:
- a CDS encoding helix-turn-helix transcriptional regulator: MIGVRIKELRLRKKLTLDELAQKAFVSKAYLSVLETQKESDPPISVINKLAQALDIKMEELLEESKQPEMGAEEFLRIRRLLQQRKGGRL, translated from the coding sequence ATGATTGGTGTTCGTATAAAAGAACTAAGACTTAGAAAAAAGCTGACCCTTGACGAGCTGGCTCAAAAGGCCTTCGTTTCCAAAGCATATTTGTCTGTACTTGAAACACAAAAAGAGAGCGATCCCCCTATTTCCGTTATAAACAAGCTGGCTCAAGCACTGGATATAAAAATGGAAGAATTGCTGGAGGAATCCAAACAACCAGAAATGGGTGCCGAGGAATTTCTACGTATCCGGCGGCTGCTTCAGCAGCGCAAAGGAGGGCGTTTATGA
- the tatC gene encoding twin-arginine translocase subunit TatC produces the protein MKALEHFEEMRKRLIITVVAFLAFFIVSFTFVQDIYAYIVKDLPFKLALLGPSDIIMVYVMIAAVIAGAATIPVAAHQTWLFVRPALSPIERKVTVTYVPALFFLFIAGLSFGYFVLFPIVLSFLMSLSGDLFATFFTTEKYFKFLLHMTLPFGVLFEMPVVMMFLTSLGILNPYNLQKTRKFAYFALIVVSILITPPDFLSDVLVIIPLILLYEVSVSLSKMVYKRKLAAAAN, from the coding sequence ATGAAGGCACTTGAGCATTTTGAAGAAATGCGTAAACGGCTTATTATTACCGTTGTCGCATTTCTCGCTTTTTTCATTGTATCCTTTACATTCGTGCAGGACATTTATGCGTACATCGTAAAAGATCTCCCGTTTAAGCTTGCGCTGCTCGGTCCAAGCGACATCATTATGGTGTATGTGATGATCGCGGCAGTTATAGCCGGTGCGGCAACCATACCGGTCGCAGCCCACCAAACATGGCTGTTCGTTCGGCCAGCCCTGTCACCAATCGAGAGAAAAGTGACTGTTACCTATGTTCCGGCGCTGTTTTTCTTGTTTATAGCCGGCCTTTCCTTCGGTTATTTCGTTTTATTTCCTATTGTCCTATCGTTTTTAATGTCACTGTCAGGCGACTTGTTTGCTACTTTTTTTACAACCGAAAAATATTTTAAATTTCTTCTTCATATGACATTGCCATTTGGTGTTTTATTTGAAATGCCAGTCGTCATGATGTTTTTAACAAGTCTGGGCATTTTAAATCCATACAACCTGCAAAAAACACGCAAGTTTGCGTACTTTGCCCTGATTGTCGTCTCGATTTTAATTACGCCGCCTGACTTTTTATCAGACGTCCTGGTCATTATTCCGCTTATCCTGCTGTATGAAGTAAGCGTGTCCCTGTCCAAAATGGTCTATAAGCGAAAATTAGCCGCAGCCGCAAACTAA
- a CDS encoding PhoX family protein, whose product MSQDLNRRKFLTYVGTGVTALTVASAGLGAFAPKTQAEGTKAASHLFGRKKKVSGVKFTPIEASGKDELVLPRGYKYDVIASYGDVINKSGDTFGYNNDFTVFFPINNSNQHGLLWVNHEYTSDLWVTGAPVNGKYSASQIQKLLYNQGGSIIEIRQDEDGVWKMDTSSKYARRISGLTPFRLTGPARGSKAVGGVDIVQGTFANCSGGKTLWNTVLSAEENYESTSEAASLNETHYGWILEVDPFDPNFAPRKHTALGRFHHENAAMGLTNDGRIVVYMGDDKQDACVYKFISKNKYVESRKQANSDLLEEGTLYAANLGKGTWVALTIEAVQAAAKGNADILAKFQTQADVLVHAHDAAILLGATPTDRPEDVEISPFDKSVFIAHTNNAKHGNIHGHITRFLETNDDLGSLTFDFEIFACGGRQSGFSAPDNLTFDSEGNLWTVTDMSSGSMNKGVFETFKNNGVFVIPTSGAAMGEAYQFASAPIDAELTGPCFTDDETTLFLAVQHPGEETEDINNPTSMWPHRKGDNQPRPSVVAITGFKY is encoded by the coding sequence ATGTCGCAAGACTTAAACAGACGAAAATTTTTAACATATGTCGGTACAGGAGTTACCGCTTTAACCGTTGCATCTGCCGGGCTGGGTGCATTCGCGCCGAAAACGCAGGCAGAAGGAACAAAAGCAGCTTCTCATTTGTTCGGACGCAAGAAAAAAGTTTCGGGCGTAAAGTTCACACCAATTGAAGCATCCGGAAAAGACGAGCTTGTTCTGCCACGCGGCTATAAATACGATGTAATTGCATCTTACGGAGACGTTATTAATAAATCTGGCGACACATTCGGTTACAACAATGACTTTACCGTGTTTTTCCCAATCAACAACTCAAATCAGCATGGGCTTTTATGGGTTAACCATGAATACACAAGCGATCTGTGGGTAACAGGCGCTCCGGTAAACGGCAAATATTCTGCTTCACAAATTCAAAAGCTTCTATATAACCAAGGCGGATCCATTATTGAAATTCGCCAGGATGAAGACGGCGTCTGGAAAATGGATACGTCATCAAAATATGCCCGCCGGATTTCAGGATTGACACCGTTCCGCTTAACAGGTCCTGCCCGCGGATCAAAAGCAGTCGGCGGTGTAGATATTGTCCAGGGTACATTTGCAAACTGCTCCGGCGGAAAAACACTTTGGAACACAGTTTTGTCTGCAGAAGAAAACTATGAATCCACATCAGAGGCCGCTTCTTTAAATGAAACGCATTACGGCTGGATCCTTGAGGTAGACCCATTTGATCCGAACTTTGCACCGCGCAAGCATACTGCACTTGGCCGTTTCCATCATGAAAACGCGGCAATGGGCTTAACAAATGATGGACGTATCGTTGTTTATATGGGTGACGACAAACAAGATGCGTGTGTATACAAATTCATTAGTAAAAACAAATATGTTGAATCTCGCAAGCAAGCGAATTCCGACTTGCTTGAAGAAGGTACGCTGTATGCAGCAAACTTGGGCAAAGGAACTTGGGTTGCTTTAACCATTGAAGCAGTCCAGGCGGCTGCAAAAGGAAATGCAGATATTCTTGCTAAATTCCAGACGCAGGCTGACGTCCTTGTTCACGCTCATGATGCAGCTATCCTTTTAGGAGCAACACCTACAGACCGTCCAGAAGACGTGGAAATCAGTCCGTTTGACAAGTCTGTATTTATTGCACACACAAACAATGCAAAACACGGCAATATTCACGGTCACATTACCCGTTTTCTTGAAACAAACGATGACCTTGGTTCATTAACATTCGACTTTGAAATTTTCGCCTGCGGCGGACGCCAAAGCGGATTCAGCGCACCGGATAACTTAACATTCGACAGCGAAGGCAACCTTTGGACTGTAACAGATATGTCTTCAGGTTCAATGAACAAAGGTGTTTTTGAAACATTTAAAAATAACGGCGTCTTCGTTATTCCAACAAGCGGGGCAGCAATGGGTGAAGCCTACCAGTTTGCATCTGCGCCAATTGACGCGGAATTAACAGGACCTTGCTTTACAGACGATGAAACAACGTTGTTCCTTGCTGTTCAGCACCCAGGCGAAGAAACAGAAGATATCAACAATCCAACGAGCATGTGGCCGCACCGTAAAGGCGACAACCAGCCTCGCCCTTCTGTTGTGGCGATTACTGGATTTAAATATTAA
- a CDS encoding SpaA isopeptide-forming pilin-related protein, with amino-acid sequence MKKWLMLLTALFVVIGIMQPAQAAAETAFYTKSAVAHTDGTTTPVYALNEPMTLQIDWVYSGEEPALYKVPTPFYISKDGEEPLKTSSGETVGTLKMNAADNTAIAVLEEDIQSGAKGTAKVPVVFKEDKLTKIGAYGVAFPTGEQLSFTITEEAEGAIKMVALDAKSKEKLAGASFTIVNEGGKVVASLKTNAAGEASVPNLPFGTYTVTQTAAPDGYAVPLEPWKLDLNTVLVTKEIMHEKSTGLTGALNITAVEKGAAVPIAGAEFELKTENGLYSKKVVTDAKGKASLTGLSYGTYELTQTKTDSDYVLPTESWTVTIGRQTPVEQKVENSLVNAYGALKVTLTDASSEAELKGAEFSLYDEEKELVSKVVTDDNGVASFTSLKAGSYKLEETDAPDGYTRSTGQTDVTIKSGETVDVEMENTKIAEASSTTTSVKTKAAGTGTLPQTGDESGALYLFAGVLLAAGAWLLMRKGKSA; translated from the coding sequence ATGAAAAAATGGTTAATGCTGCTCACGGCGTTGTTTGTAGTCATTGGTATCATGCAGCCTGCCCAGGCCGCGGCAGAAACGGCTTTTTATACAAAATCCGCGGTTGCACACACAGATGGGACCACTACACCGGTTTATGCATTGAATGAACCGATGACCCTTCAAATTGACTGGGTGTACAGTGGGGAAGAGCCTGCTCTGTACAAAGTGCCGACTCCTTTTTACATTAGTAAGGACGGAGAAGAGCCGCTGAAAACATCGTCTGGAGAAACGGTTGGAACATTGAAGATGAACGCTGCGGACAATACCGCTATCGCTGTGCTGGAGGAAGATATACAGTCAGGTGCAAAAGGAACCGCTAAAGTTCCAGTTGTATTCAAGGAAGACAAGCTGACGAAAATAGGCGCCTACGGCGTAGCTTTTCCGACTGGCGAACAGCTTTCCTTTACGATTACAGAGGAAGCAGAGGGAGCCATCAAAATGGTGGCGCTGGATGCCAAGTCAAAAGAAAAGCTGGCTGGTGCTTCGTTCACGATCGTAAACGAGGGAGGAAAAGTAGTCGCTTCGCTCAAGACGAATGCAGCGGGAGAAGCATCGGTGCCTAACCTGCCGTTCGGTACATACACGGTCACTCAAACAGCAGCGCCTGATGGCTACGCGGTTCCGCTGGAGCCCTGGAAGCTGGATTTGAATACCGTTCTTGTGACAAAAGAAATTATGCATGAAAAGTCTACAGGATTAACGGGAGCTTTAAACATTACAGCTGTTGAGAAAGGAGCGGCTGTACCGATTGCCGGAGCTGAATTTGAGCTCAAAACAGAAAATGGTCTTTATTCAAAAAAAGTAGTGACGGATGCGAAAGGAAAAGCTTCGCTAACCGGTCTTTCCTATGGCACCTACGAGCTGACTCAAACAAAAACAGACAGTGACTATGTGCTGCCGACGGAGTCTTGGACAGTGACGATCGGCCGTCAGACGCCGGTGGAACAAAAAGTGGAAAACAGCCTTGTGAATGCTTATGGTGCCTTAAAGGTTACGCTGACAGATGCTTCATCCGAGGCGGAGCTTAAGGGAGCGGAATTTTCTCTTTATGATGAAGAAAAGGAGCTCGTTTCCAAGGTTGTAACAGATGACAACGGAGTTGCTTCTTTTACAAGTTTAAAGGCTGGAAGCTACAAACTGGAAGAAACCGATGCGCCAGATGGCTACACTCGCTCAACTGGCCAAACAGATGTCACGATCAAAAGCGGTGAAACAGTGGATGTAGAAATGGAGAATACAAAAATCGCGGAGGCTTCTTCCACAACAACCTCTGTGAAAACAAAAGCAGCTGGAACCGGGACGCTTCCACAAACCGGAGATGAATCAGGTGCTCTGTATCTGTTTGCTGGTGTGCTGCTTGCAGCCGGTGCCTGGCTGCTGATGAGAAAAGGAAAAAGTGCGTGA
- a CDS encoding helix-turn-helix domain-containing protein translates to MSIGERIRKLRMEKKLSLTELALRAAVAKSYLSSVERGLQMNPSIQFLSKIAAVLDVSVESLITEPHQSSGSIDEEWVHLAKEAMESGISKEQFREFLAFQKWKKQADE, encoded by the coding sequence ATGTCGATTGGAGAACGTATCCGAAAGTTGCGTATGGAAAAAAAGCTTTCCCTGACCGAACTGGCCTTGCGGGCAGCCGTAGCAAAATCATATCTTTCTTCGGTAGAGCGGGGCTTGCAAATGAATCCTTCCATTCAATTTTTGTCAAAAATTGCGGCGGTTCTGGACGTATCAGTGGAGTCTCTGATCACTGAGCCGCACCAGTCCTCAGGATCGATCGATGAGGAATGGGTTCACCTGGCGAAAGAAGCAATGGAATCGGGTATCAGCAAAGAGCAATTCCGGGAATTTTTAGCTTTTCAAAAGTGGAAAAAACAAGCGGATGAATAA
- a CDS encoding anti-repressor SinI family protein, translated as MERLDIRTNVEDEWIGLMWEAKQLGLSIQEIREFLQAAQQQDTRES; from the coding sequence ATGGAAAGGCTTGATATTCGTACCAATGTAGAAGATGAATGGATTGGTCTAATGTGGGAGGCAAAACAATTGGGCTTATCAATTCAAGAAATTCGTGAATTTCTACAAGCGGCACAGCAACAGGATACTAGAGAAAGTTAA
- a CDS encoding helix-turn-helix domain-containing protein — protein MSIGESIRFFRLKKELSLTELASRCGITTSYISSVERGIQTNPSIGILQKIAKELDVSVHQLINHHSLPIEEELNEEWRALAQEAMQSGVSKEQFKEFLAFRKWQKIN, from the coding sequence ATGTCGATTGGCGAGAGCATTCGCTTCTTTCGTTTAAAAAAAGAATTATCTTTAACTGAACTGGCCAGCCGCTGTGGCATCACAACATCTTATATTTCATCTGTTGAACGGGGGATCCAAACAAACCCGTCGATTGGGATTTTGCAAAAAATAGCCAAAGAGCTTGACGTGTCAGTTCACCAGCTAATCAACCATCACAGCCTGCCAATTGAAGAAGAACTAAACGAAGAATGGAGAGCGCTGGCCCAAGAAGCCATGCAATCCGGTGTTAGCAAGGAGCAGTTCAAAGAGTTTCTTGCGTTTCGAAAATGGCAGAAAATCAACTAA
- a CDS encoding M48 family metallopeptidase, with the protein MENRNLVYPKETLYFIICCLVSIGFYVALFFSLILIPIAAGLFLLSLFFHAVMIGSIRGNGVKVSKEQFPDVYEQIDALSLEMRLPRTPDVYIIQSEGALNAFATRFFGRDVVVLYSEVFELARQQGEKELDFIIAHELAHIKRRHLWKSWLTLPAAWVPFLSNAYSRAAEYTCDRYAAHFIEDGEAAKRALTILGVGKILYTEVNEEAYVKQIKQETNPFVWLAEKLSTHPALPKRIQQVGQFLRLPTATDYRTPKGKIIVGAGVLTAASIALAAGGAYAVEKIDTSSWFSDLAEEALMEEDLAAEEEVTGETDVMLAALSGDTSSLERLIDEGADIHALNSNGETALHYATGNGQLETAEMLLKAGADPNLEDDAAYTPLWNAYEMGNPDMARLLIRYGADPNQEDMYGDTVREVAESDGDDVFLTIFDEEKPDASLVN; encoded by the coding sequence TTGGAAAATCGAAATTTAGTGTATCCGAAAGAAACTCTTTACTTTATTATATGCTGCCTGGTGAGTATAGGATTTTATGTGGCATTATTTTTTTCACTCATCCTCATCCCGATTGCGGCCGGCTTGTTTTTGCTGTCTTTATTTTTTCATGCTGTGATGATCGGTTCTATTCGTGGGAATGGCGTAAAAGTAAGCAAAGAGCAATTTCCCGACGTATACGAGCAAATTGATGCACTGTCGCTTGAGATGCGGCTGCCAAGAACTCCGGATGTGTATATTATCCAGTCGGAAGGAGCGTTAAATGCCTTTGCCACACGCTTTTTCGGCCGGGATGTCGTTGTTCTTTATTCAGAAGTGTTTGAATTGGCCCGCCAGCAGGGAGAAAAAGAGCTGGACTTTATCATTGCACATGAGCTGGCTCATATTAAACGGCGCCATTTGTGGAAAAGCTGGCTGACCCTGCCGGCTGCGTGGGTTCCCTTTTTAAGCAATGCCTACTCGCGTGCAGCGGAATATACGTGTGACCGCTACGCTGCTCATTTTATTGAAGACGGTGAAGCTGCCAAGCGCGCTTTAACGATTTTAGGCGTTGGAAAAATACTGTACACTGAAGTAAATGAAGAAGCGTACGTGAAACAAATCAAACAGGAAACAAATCCATTCGTCTGGCTGGCCGAGAAGCTTTCCACGCACCCGGCACTGCCGAAGCGAATCCAGCAGGTCGGCCAGTTTTTGCGCCTGCCGACAGCAACCGATTACCGTACCCCAAAAGGAAAAATTATTGTGGGTGCTGGTGTGCTTACAGCTGCCAGTATTGCTTTAGCGGCTGGAGGAGCGTATGCGGTTGAGAAAATCGATACATCCAGCTGGTTTTCCGACCTGGCAGAAGAAGCCCTTATGGAAGAAGACCTAGCAGCGGAAGAAGAAGTGACGGGCGAGACGGATGTGATGCTTGCAGCTCTGTCAGGGGATACCTCTTCTCTCGAGCGCCTGATCGACGAAGGAGCGGACATTCATGCGTTAAACAGTAACGGCGAAACAGCGCTTCATTATGCAACTGGCAACGGACAGCTTGAGACGGCTGAAATGCTTTTAAAAGCAGGAGCAGACCCGAACCTAGAAGATGATGCAGCCTATACACCGCTTTGGAATGCCTATGAAATGGGGAATCCGGACATGGCCCGCCTGCTGATCCGATATGGAGCAGATCCGAACCAGGAAGACATGTATGGAGACACAGTGCGGGAAGTAGCGGAAAGTGATGGGGACGACGTCTTTTTAACAATCTTTGACGAGGAGAAGCCGGATGCCAGCCTTGTTAATTGA
- a CDS encoding VanZ family protein codes for MKKVMRVAILIVIGAIIFNFSSQTYEEQSLVPLLERLLPGEPFAGILAPIEVSYWGTPISIETKGYYYFLEFFIRKFAHLFLFGCLAAALFHVLALARPRRIWPVFCLSLVGTALYALLDEYHQLLTGGRTPMLKDVGLDMVGAFFALVLSAFFYKIRKQKEKNRLP; via the coding sequence GTGAAAAAAGTAATGCGTGTTGCCATTTTAATTGTGATTGGCGCTATTATTTTTAATTTTTCATCCCAGACCTATGAGGAGCAGTCGCTCGTACCATTGCTTGAACGGCTGCTTCCGGGAGAGCCGTTTGCCGGGATTCTTGCGCCTATCGAAGTATCATACTGGGGAACTCCTATTTCTATTGAAACGAAAGGGTATTATTACTTTCTTGAATTTTTTATTCGGAAATTTGCACACCTTTTCTTGTTTGGCTGCTTAGCCGCGGCGCTGTTTCATGTACTGGCGCTGGCCCGTCCAAGACGAATTTGGCCCGTGTTCTGCCTGTCTCTTGTCGGAACTGCTTTGTACGCGCTGCTCGATGAGTATCATCAGCTGTTAACAGGAGGACGGACGCCGATGTTAAAAGATGTAGGGCTTGATATGGTCGGCGCGTTCTTTGCGCTTGTTTTATCAGCATTTTTTTATAAAATCCGAAAACAAAAAGAAAAAAACCGGCTCCCTTAA
- a CDS encoding YaiI/YqxD family protein, with translation MPALLIDADGCPVVDRACQAANEYGLPVVLICDTSHEMTRPGAETIIVSKGADAVDFVLVNRVQKGDVVVTQDYGLAAMVLARQGYAIDQNGREYTPENIDQLLLSRHTAKKIRQAGGRLKGPSKRQEKDNERFSNGLAVLLHRIMNK, from the coding sequence ATGCCAGCCTTGTTAATTGATGCAGACGGCTGTCCAGTTGTAGACCGGGCCTGCCAGGCAGCAAATGAATATGGCCTGCCGGTTGTGCTGATTTGCGACACCTCTCACGAAATGACCCGGCCTGGCGCAGAAACGATCATCGTTTCAAAGGGAGCAGACGCCGTTGATTTTGTGCTTGTGAACCGGGTTCAAAAGGGAGATGTGGTTGTCACACAGGATTATGGCCTGGCTGCCATGGTGCTGGCCCGCCAAGGATACGCGATCGACCAGAACGGCCGTGAATATACGCCGGAGAACATCGATCAGCTTTTGCTCAGCCGCCATACAGCGAAAAAAATCCGTCAGGCGGGCGGACGGTTAAAAGGTCCTTCGAAAAGACAGGAAAAAGACAATGAACGCTTTTCGAACGGACTAGCCGTTCTTCTCCATCGTATTATGAATAAATAA
- a CDS encoding twin-arginine translocase TatA/TatE family subunit, giving the protein MLQNIGVPGLVLILVIALIIFGPSKLPEIGRAFGSTLKEFKKSTRELVSDDEEKTEKKKEKTLV; this is encoded by the coding sequence ATGCTGCAAAATATCGGAGTACCCGGATTAGTTTTAATCCTTGTCATCGCATTAATTATTTTCGGACCGTCTAAGCTGCCAGAAATCGGCCGTGCATTCGGCTCGACGCTGAAAGAATTTAAAAAATCCACCCGTGAACTTGTCTCGGATGACGAAGAAAAAACAGAAAAGAAAAAAGAAAAAACATTGGTTTAA
- a CDS encoding DUF975 family protein, with product MYYSKLRAKARDSLRGNWLIAIGLFVVATLLFSAPDLVLNPDEYEFTWKDPLILLLSVLLLPVSIGLVWAWVDVSRGKKIGFGHLIEPYKTMFGKSILVAILQGLFLFLWTLLFIVPGIIKSFSYLLTYYILRDEPGLSPLQAITKSRRMMDGHKAEALVLGLSFIGWILLGVVTLFIGFLWIAPYMSVTYAHFYNTLRAEYEEKSSF from the coding sequence ATGTATTACAGTAAATTAAGGGCAAAAGCACGTGACTCTCTTCGCGGGAACTGGCTGATAGCGATAGGTCTTTTTGTAGTAGCTACTCTTTTGTTCAGTGCGCCTGATCTGGTCTTAAATCCTGACGAGTATGAGTTTACATGGAAAGATCCGTTAATCCTTTTGCTTTCTGTTCTTCTCCTTCCTGTTTCCATTGGCCTGGTATGGGCATGGGTGGATGTATCACGGGGCAAAAAAATCGGCTTCGGGCATTTAATTGAGCCATACAAAACGATGTTTGGCAAAAGCATTCTCGTTGCGATTCTTCAAGGTCTGTTCCTATTTTTATGGACTCTTCTATTCATTGTGCCTGGCATTATTAAATCTTTTTCTTACCTGCTGACCTATTATATTTTGCGTGATGAACCGGGATTGTCTCCTCTTCAGGCAATCACAAAATCACGCCGGATGATGGATGGCCATAAAGCCGAAGCATTGGTCCTTGGCCTTTCCTTTATCGGCTGGATTTTACTCGGAGTTGTCACACTTTTTATCGGCTTTTTGTGGATTGCCCCTTACATGAGCGTCACATATGCTCACTTTTACAATACGCTCCGTGCAGAGTATGAGGAAAAAAGTTCATTTTAA
- a CDS encoding LCP family protein gives MKKLLLSFFVLLASFLLIGVFTARQTLQSVPLPPSEKRAEAVSLKKKESFTILLLGTDEREGDRGRTDTIVLASVSEKSIQLLSIPRDTRTAIPGHSGQTKINHAYSYGGTALTVKTVEEFLNVPVDYFIKVNMQGFTELIDQIGGVTIYNEFAFESDGKAFPKGSVVLHGDDALKYVRMRYEDPNGDFGRQKRQQAVMRALLDKAVELEHFDDILSAVRNHVQTNLMASSLIYLQKNYKEARADIKVLSIEGTGKNIDGTYFYSISKEEQQRLSALFHQHLGMTDETPLKKGNLH, from the coding sequence ATGAAAAAACTTCTTCTTTCTTTTTTTGTTCTTCTCGCTTCCTTTCTGCTCATAGGTGTATTTACTGCCCGGCAAACACTACAGTCTGTTCCGCTCCCCCCATCAGAAAAGCGGGCAGAAGCCGTTTCATTAAAAAAGAAAGAGAGCTTTACCATCCTTCTTCTTGGAACTGACGAACGGGAGGGAGATCGCGGGCGAACCGATACAATCGTTTTAGCTTCTGTATCCGAGAAATCGATTCAGCTGCTCAGCATTCCACGTGACACCCGTACAGCGATCCCCGGACACTCCGGCCAAACAAAAATCAATCATGCCTACAGCTACGGAGGCACAGCCCTAACGGTCAAAACCGTTGAAGAATTTTTAAATGTACCCGTTGATTATTTTATTAAGGTAAACATGCAGGGCTTCACAGAACTCATTGACCAAATTGGCGGTGTCACAATCTACAACGAGTTTGCTTTCGAATCAGACGGAAAAGCTTTTCCTAAAGGAAGCGTGGTGTTACACGGAGACGACGCGCTGAAATACGTGCGCATGCGCTATGAAGATCCAAATGGGGATTTCGGCCGGCAAAAAAGGCAGCAGGCGGTCATGCGGGCGTTGCTTGATAAAGCGGTGGAGCTTGAGCACTTCGATGATATTCTATCCGCCGTACGAAATCACGTACAAACCAATTTAATGGCTTCGAGCCTTATCTACTTGCAAAAAAATTATAAAGAAGCTCGCGCGGATATAAAGGTTCTTTCAATAGAGGGTACAGGTAAAAATATCGATGGCACCTATTTTTATTCTATAAGCAAGGAAGAACAGCAGCGTCTGTCTGCTCTATTTCACCAGCATTTAGGTATGACAGATGAAACACCTTTAAAAAAGGGAAATCTCCATTAA
- a CDS encoding prohibitin family protein produces MEKLTPNKRSKGPNRKVLGGALVALALILGLALLSMFIEKIPNGYVGVVYSPNGGVQEDTLGQGWHVVGLFDKVTIYPVRMQTVNYKDIQVATSDGKSVTVDFAYNYSIQPDKVVDVFNQFGPIEVEQIEDSYLRTRLWDAGRKGIAKYSVIDTYGEKSSEAAVDVQTLFAEDIKDLGFVVDNMTLGVPKPDKSTQAAIDKRVEAAQELERKQIELKIAEAEAQKKKIEAQGIAEYNQIIKESISQEVIQNKWIEKWDGVMPKATGSNQLISIPLDEAASSQP; encoded by the coding sequence ATGGAGAAACTGACACCGAACAAGAGAAGTAAGGGTCCAAATAGGAAGGTATTGGGCGGTGCGCTTGTTGCTTTAGCACTTATTCTCGGTTTAGCTCTTTTATCAATGTTTATTGAAAAAATTCCAAATGGCTATGTGGGAGTTGTGTACAGCCCGAACGGCGGTGTGCAGGAGGATACACTGGGGCAGGGATGGCATGTTGTCGGCTTATTTGATAAAGTGACGATTTATCCGGTCCGCATGCAGACCGTGAACTATAAAGATATACAAGTGGCCACATCTGACGGTAAAAGCGTAACCGTTGATTTCGCCTACAACTACAGCATTCAGCCGGATAAAGTAGTAGATGTGTTTAACCAGTTCGGCCCGATTGAAGTAGAACAGATTGAAGATTCGTATTTGCGTACGCGCTTATGGGATGCAGGCCGAAAAGGCATTGCCAAATACTCGGTTATTGACACATATGGAGAAAAGTCATCGGAAGCGGCGGTAGATGTACAAACGCTGTTTGCGGAGGATATTAAAGATTTAGGGTTTGTTGTTGATAATATGACATTGGGTGTACCAAAGCCGGATAAATCCACCCAGGCAGCGATTGACAAACGGGTAGAAGCCGCCCAGGAGCTTGAAAGAAAACAAATCGAGCTAAAGATAGCGGAAGCGGAAGCGCAGAAAAAGAAAATTGAAGCGCAGGGTATTGCCGAGTACAACCAGATTATTAAAGAGTCCATTTCACAGGAAGTCATTCAAAACAAATGGATTGAAAAATGGGACGGTGTGATGCCGAAAGCAACCGGATCAAACCAGTTAATTTCCATCCCGCTGGACGAAGCAGCCTCCAGCCAGCCATAA
- a CDS encoding anti-repressor SinI family protein, translating into MAWKTDIDPEWIELMQQARELGLELEEVRWFLLYQGQEEREISV; encoded by the coding sequence ATGGCATGGAAAACGGACATTGATCCAGAATGGATTGAACTAATGCAGCAGGCAAGAGAGCTTGGTTTGGAGCTTGAAGAGGTAAGGTGGTTTTTATTGTATCAGGGGCAGGAAGAAAGGGAAATCTCTGTTTAA